A single window of Candidatus Rhabdochlamydia oedothoracis DNA harbors:
- the rpsO gene encoding 30S ribosomal protein S15: protein MSLDKGTKEEITKKFQLHEKDTGSADVQIAILSERIAEINEHLKRESKDIVSRLTLMKLVGQRRKLLDYLNSTDTQRYQSLVKRLNLRQKF, encoded by the coding sequence ATGTCTTTAGATAAAGGTACCAAAGAAGAGATCACGAAGAAATTTCAATTGCATGAAAAAGATACTGGATCGGCAGATGTACAAATTGCTATCCTTTCAGAAAGAATTGCAGAAATTAATGAGCATCTTAAGCGTGAATCCAAGGATATTGTCTCCAGACTTACCTTAATGAAGCTTGTTGGACAGAGGCGTAAGCTTCTTGACTATCTCAATTCCACTGATACTCAGCGATACCAAAGTTTAGTCAAACGACTAAATTTGCGTCAAAAATTTTAA
- a CDS encoding IS630 family transposase, protein MKKLIPSQRADLEHKLKHPKDYSERNRLCVILGYDEGISTKNLAKTLRISPITVQKYLREYDSENKTGSSPRGGSKSKLSQDQKESLLKHLQEKTYLKVKGIIAYVHEQYGIKYSRSGMTDWLIQHGFVYKRPKKIPGKLDPEKQRIFIEQYRALKETLNPDEEIYFIDAVHPEHQSQAVCGWIKKGVQKTLQTSGKQLRLHFAGALCLTGMKIFTEEYKTVDADAMLDFFKKLEKQTEARIIHVILDNARSNKNKKLEEFLMSSRIKVHYLPPYSPNLNPIERLWKILKEKTVYNRYYETSVTFFQAIRGFFLEEIPKITDILKCRINDKFQVVDLNPIKLAV, encoded by the coding sequence ATGAAAAAACTGATCCCTAGCCAGAGAGCTGACTTAGAACACAAGTTAAAGCATCCAAAAGACTATTCTGAACGGAATAGGCTTTGTGTAATTTTGGGCTATGATGAGGGTATCTCAACAAAAAATCTTGCTAAAACACTCCGGATAAGCCCTATCACTGTTCAGAAATACCTCAGAGAATATGATTCCGAAAATAAAACTGGAAGTAGCCCTCGAGGCGGTAGCAAATCAAAACTTTCACAAGACCAAAAAGAGTCTCTACTAAAACACCTACAGGAAAAGACCTATCTTAAAGTCAAAGGGATCATAGCTTATGTGCATGAGCAATATGGGATAAAATATTCCCGAAGTGGCATGACAGATTGGCTCATACAGCACGGATTTGTTTATAAACGTCCTAAAAAGATTCCTGGGAAATTAGATCCTGAAAAACAACGAATTTTCATAGAACAATATAGGGCTTTAAAGGAGACCTTAAACCCTGATGAAGAGATCTATTTCATAGATGCTGTGCATCCTGAACATCAGTCCCAAGCCGTATGTGGATGGATCAAAAAAGGCGTTCAAAAGACTTTGCAGACATCCGGGAAACAATTGCGATTGCATTTTGCTGGAGCTCTTTGCCTGACAGGAATGAAGATTTTTACAGAGGAATATAAGACAGTTGATGCCGATGCAATGCTCGATTTTTTCAAGAAGCTAGAAAAACAGACAGAGGCTCGAATTATTCATGTAATTTTGGATAATGCAAGATCAAACAAAAATAAGAAACTAGAAGAGTTTCTGATGTCTTCTAGGATTAAAGTGCACTATCTCCCTCCTTATTCGCCGAATTTGAATCCTATTGAACGCTTGTGGAAGATCTTAAAGGAAAAGACGGTATACAATCGATATTACGAAACGTCGGTGACTTTTTTTCAGGCAATTAGAGGATTCTTCTTAGAAGAGATACCGAAAATAACAGATATTTTGAAATGTAGGATAAACGACAAGTTTCAAGTCGTTGACTTAAATCCCATTAAGCTAGCCGTTTGA
- a CDS encoding IS630 family transposase, whose translation MKKLIPSQRADLEHKLKHPKDYSERNRLCVILGYDEGISTKNLAKTLRISPITVQKYLREYDSENKTGSSPRGGSKSKLSQDQKESLLKHLHEKTYLKVKGIIAYVHEQYGIKYSRSGMTDWLIQHGFVYKRPKKIPGKLDPEKQRIFIEQYRALKETLNPDEEIYFIDAVHPEHQSQAVCGWIKKGVQKTLQTSGKQLRLHFAGALCLTGMKIFTEEYKTVDADAMLDFFKKLEKQTEARIIHVILDNARSNKNKKLEEFLMSSRIKVHYLPPYSPNLNPIERLWKILKEKKVYNRYYETSVTFFQAIRGFFLEEIPKITDILKCRINDKFQVVDLNPIKLAV comes from the coding sequence ATGAAAAAACTGATCCCTAGCCAGAGAGCTGACTTAGAACACAAGTTAAAGCATCCAAAAGACTATTCTGAACGGAATAGGCTTTGTGTAATTTTGGGCTATGATGAGGGTATCTCAACAAAAAATCTTGCTAAAACACTCCGGATAAGCCCTATCACTGTTCAGAAATACCTCAGAGAATATGATTCCGAAAATAAAACTGGAAGTAGCCCTCGAGGCGGTAGCAAATCAAAACTTTCACAAGACCAAAAAGAGTCTCTACTAAAACACCTACATGAAAAGACCTATCTTAAAGTCAAAGGGATCATAGCTTATGTGCATGAGCAATATGGGATAAAATATTCCCGAAGTGGCATGACAGATTGGCTCATACAGCACGGATTTGTTTATAAACGTCCTAAAAAGATTCCTGGGAAATTAGATCCTGAAAAACAACGAATTTTCATAGAACAATATAGGGCTTTAAAGGAGACCTTAAACCCTGATGAAGAGATCTATTTCATAGATGCTGTGCATCCTGAACATCAGTCCCAAGCCGTATGTGGATGGATCAAAAAAGGCGTTCAAAAGACTTTGCAGACATCCGGGAAACAATTGCGATTGCATTTTGCTGGAGCTCTTTGCCTGACAGGAATGAAGATTTTTACAGAGGAATATAAGACAGTTGATGCCGATGCAATGCTCGATTTTTTCAAGAAGCTAGAAAAACAGACAGAGGCTCGAATTATTCATGTAATTTTGGATAATGCAAGATCAAACAAAAATAAGAAACTAGAAGAGTTTCTGATGTCTTCTAGGATTAAAGTGCACTATCTCCCTCCTTATTCGCCGAATTTGAATCCTATTGAACGCTTGTGGAAGATCTTAAAGGAAAAGAAGGTATACAATCGATATTACGAAACGTCGGTGACTTTTTTTCAGGCAATTAGAGGATTCTTCTTAGAAGAGATACCGAAAATAACAGATATTTTGAAATGTAGGATAAACGACAAGTTTCAAGTCGTTGACTTAAATCCCATTAAGCTAGCCGTTTGA
- a CDS encoding winged helix-turn-helix domain-containing protein, which produces MNYAGKACRLNQGQLKQLKIYVKEEAPSSAKQVVNFAKDHFGICYTPSAMVSLLHRLNFTYKKPKLIPGKVNEEAKELFSQELQNLEKELAQTDQLLVLFLKIFLNIGKNCNLFYLGNFA; this is translated from the coding sequence TTGAACTATGCAGGAAAAGCATGCCGGCTCAATCAAGGCCAACTTAAACAACTAAAAATCTATGTAAAAGAAGAAGCTCCCAGTTCAGCTAAACAAGTTGTCAATTTTGCCAAAGACCACTTTGGAATATGTTATACACCATCAGCTATGGTTTCTTTATTGCATCGGTTAAACTTTACCTATAAAAAGCCTAAGCTGATTCCTGGAAAAGTGAATGAGGAAGCTAAAGAGCTTTTTTCACAAGAATTGCAAAATCTAGAAAAAGAACTCGCTCAAACAGATCAACTGCTTGTGCTTTTTTTGAAAATATTCCTAAATATCGGGAAGAACTGCAACCTCTTTTATCTAGGAAATTTTGCTTAG
- the tadA gene encoding tRNA adenosine(34) deaminase TadA — translation MFVESDIKFMQKALIEAKKAYRKQEVPVGAVLVLNDQIIARGHNQTEGKSDPTQHAEIICLQKASRKLKNWRLLQATLYSTLEPCSMCAGALLQARVARLVWGTPYKRCGANGSFVNLFSLKHPFHQIRITAGVLEQECSEIMIHFFKQRRKERHGKCF, via the coding sequence ATTTTTGTGGAAAGCGATATTAAATTTATGCAAAAAGCGCTGATAGAGGCGAAAAAGGCCTACAGAAAACAAGAAGTTCCTGTAGGTGCTGTGCTTGTATTAAATGACCAAATTATTGCGCGAGGCCATAATCAGACAGAAGGTAAATCAGACCCAACTCAGCATGCAGAAATCATTTGTTTACAAAAAGCTTCAAGAAAGCTCAAAAATTGGCGGCTTTTGCAAGCCACTCTTTATTCTACTTTAGAACCTTGTTCTATGTGTGCTGGAGCTTTGTTACAAGCTCGTGTTGCTCGTCTTGTATGGGGAACTCCTTATAAGCGCTGTGGAGCTAATGGAAGCTTTGTAAACTTATTTTCTTTAAAACATCCTTTTCACCAAATTAGGATAACCGCTGGTGTTCTAGAGCAAGAATGTTCAGAGATTATGATTCATTTTTTTAAACAGAGGAGAAAGGAAAGACATGGAAAGTGTTTTTGA
- a CDS encoding type B 50S ribosomal protein L31, which produces MKKKGHPIYQEVLFVDSATGFSFVCGSTLQTKERQVYEGKEYPVYRAPITSASHPFFTKDKKLVDSEGRVGRFVNRYAKKVKQKQEETVEELVENKVGKKTSRKKTK; this is translated from the coding sequence ATGAAAAAGAAAGGCCACCCTATCTATCAAGAAGTCCTATTTGTTGATTCTGCAACTGGATTTTCCTTCGTTTGCGGTAGCACTCTGCAGACCAAGGAAAGACAAGTCTATGAAGGAAAGGAATATCCTGTATACAGAGCTCCTATCACTTCTGCATCTCATCCATTTTTCACAAAAGACAAAAAATTAGTTGATTCCGAAGGCAGAGTAGGTCGATTTGTTAATCGATATGCTAAAAAGGTAAAACAAAAGCAAGAAGAGACTGTAGAGGAGCTCGTTGAGAATAAGGTCGGTAAAAAAACCAGCCGTAAAAAAACAAAATAA
- the prfA gene encoding peptide chain release factor 1: protein MQEQIGKLLFRFEQVEELLAQADVLSDQKRYQELAQEHSYLLEIKDKWLLCEDLQRQLEENQNLLKEEKDLVFADYIRQEIEELEKKISVSTSDLNHLLIPPDPLDSRNVILEVRAGTGGDEAAIFVGDCVRMYKLYADFKGWKHELLSCTPSEMGGFKEYFMVLSGHNVYRCLQYEAGTHRVQRVPKTEAQGRVHTSAVTLAILVEPDESEKIVLDEKDLKIDTYRASGAGGQHVNTTDSAVRITHVPTGLVATCQEERSQHKNKDKAKRLLVAKLAERKKLKAESEMASLRASQVGTGDRSGRIRTYNFPQNRVTDHRIDLTLYKLHLIMEGDLNEIINALIAYFYQKKLEIVGNQFS, encoded by the coding sequence ATGCAAGAGCAGATAGGTAAGCTTCTTTTTCGATTTGAACAAGTAGAAGAATTACTGGCTCAAGCAGATGTGCTCTCTGATCAAAAACGTTACCAAGAGCTTGCGCAAGAGCATTCTTATCTATTAGAGATAAAAGATAAATGGCTTCTTTGTGAAGATCTGCAAAGACAGCTAGAAGAAAATCAAAATTTGTTAAAAGAAGAGAAAGATCTTGTTTTTGCAGATTATATTCGACAAGAAATAGAGGAATTGGAGAAAAAAATTTCTGTTTCTACTTCTGATTTAAATCATTTATTGATCCCTCCTGATCCTCTTGATAGTCGTAATGTCATTTTAGAAGTCCGGGCTGGTACAGGAGGCGATGAAGCAGCTATTTTTGTCGGAGACTGCGTTAGAATGTATAAATTATACGCAGATTTTAAAGGCTGGAAGCATGAGCTTTTGTCTTGTACTCCATCTGAGATGGGCGGATTTAAAGAATATTTCATGGTTCTCTCTGGTCATAATGTGTATAGATGTTTGCAATACGAGGCAGGAACACATCGCGTTCAGAGAGTTCCTAAAACCGAAGCGCAGGGGCGAGTGCACACATCAGCGGTTACTCTTGCAATTTTAGTTGAGCCGGATGAGAGTGAAAAAATTGTTTTAGATGAGAAGGATCTTAAAATCGATACATATCGAGCTTCAGGAGCTGGTGGTCAGCATGTAAATACCACAGATTCTGCTGTGCGCATTACTCATGTTCCAACCGGACTTGTTGCTACTTGTCAAGAAGAGCGTAGCCAGCATAAAAATAAAGATAAAGCAAAACGTCTTTTAGTTGCTAAACTTGCAGAAAGAAAAAAATTGAAAGCAGAATCGGAAATGGCTTCTCTTCGAGCCTCTCAAGTAGGAACAGGGGATCGTTCAGGAAGAATTCGCACCTACAATTTCCCTCAAAATCGCGTAACCGATCATCGGATTGATTTAACCCTTTATAAACTTCATTTAATTATGGAAGGGGACCTTAATGAGATTATTAATGCTTTGATTGCTTATTTTTATCAGAAGAAACTCGAGATTGTTGGAAATCAATTTTCATGA
- the prmC gene encoding peptide chain release factor N(5)-glutamine methyltransferase, giving the protein MRSLGEVLQIATQFLQQKEIVQAKRSAEDLLAFVLKKSRLDLYLQFDLPLEEKELEHFCSLVKRLSLKEPIEYILGRIEFYNCLFSLNPFVLIPRPETEILLDHICREIELEEKKPQIAWDICTGSGCLGVGLKKRFPFMNITLSDLCPDALHVASLNAKQNQVEVEVLLGDFLKPFEGKKVDLVICNPPYVSLSEYETLDLSVKGFEPKQAFVAEENGLAFYRLLSQQLPQFLNQGAKVYLEIGATQGQKIKELFASPSWTRVLIEKDLSGHDRFFFLEFES; this is encoded by the coding sequence ATGAGATCCTTAGGCGAAGTTTTACAAATAGCAACACAATTTTTGCAACAAAAAGAAATTGTACAAGCCAAGCGCTCTGCGGAAGACCTTCTAGCTTTTGTATTGAAAAAATCTCGCTTAGATCTTTATCTGCAATTTGACTTGCCTTTAGAAGAAAAAGAACTCGAGCATTTTTGCTCCTTGGTTAAGCGCTTATCTTTAAAAGAGCCTATAGAATATATTTTAGGACGGATTGAGTTTTACAACTGTCTTTTTTCTTTGAATCCTTTTGTTTTGATTCCTCGCCCAGAAACAGAAATCTTATTAGATCACATTTGCCGAGAAATCGAGCTAGAAGAAAAAAAACCGCAAATTGCCTGGGATATTTGTACAGGATCCGGTTGTTTAGGTGTCGGCCTAAAAAAAAGATTTCCATTTATGAATATAACTCTTTCCGATCTTTGTCCCGATGCTTTACATGTAGCTTCTTTAAATGCCAAGCAAAACCAAGTAGAAGTAGAGGTTTTATTAGGGGATTTTCTAAAGCCATTTGAAGGAAAAAAAGTAGACCTTGTGATTTGTAATCCCCCTTATGTTTCTTTATCTGAGTATGAAACATTAGATCTTAGCGTAAAAGGATTTGAGCCAAAACAGGCTTTTGTAGCAGAAGAAAACGGTCTGGCTTTTTATCGTCTTTTGAGTCAGCAATTACCCCAGTTTTTAAATCAAGGTGCTAAGGTTTATTTAGAAATAGGAGCTACCCAAGGGCAAAAAATAAAAGAATTATTTGCTAGCCCGTCTTGGACACGGGTTCTTATAGAAAAAGATTTGAGTGGCCATGATCGTTTCTTTTTCCTTGAATTTGAATCTTAA
- the ffh gene encoding signal recognition particle protein — MFDSLTQKFQGIIASLKGKKTLTEDNITDAVRQVRMALLDADVNYSVAGSLVKKIQEKALGKDVLKALSASEQFIKLVHDELVLFMGQQENPLALQEKPTVIMLCGLQGSGKTTQCAKLAYYLRKKHPNKKVLLAACDLQRPAAVEQLKKLATEIEVPVVVLNQEMNPIEVAKAAKEKAVLEGFDVLIIDTAGRLHIDEELMQQLIEIKQVVKPQEILFVANAATGQDAVKTALEFDKHVQITGTILTMLDGSSRAGAAISIQEVTKKPLKFEGIGEKVSDLQLFNPHSMADRILGMGDVINLVRKAEEITSKEEVKTLEKKMLKGSFTYDDLLKQMKLLNSMGPLKGLLKMLPGGAELANMDFDEKEFVRRSAIISSMTKKERLEKVELVPSRRRRIADGSGNSIDEVNRMIKEHKRLKHIFKDMPSLKQKMAKNKIPSSFKGWKF, encoded by the coding sequence ATGTTTGATTCGCTAACCCAAAAGTTTCAAGGGATTATTGCTTCTCTAAAAGGGAAAAAAACCTTAACAGAAGATAATATAACCGATGCCGTAAGACAAGTGAGAATGGCTCTTTTGGACGCAGATGTAAACTACTCTGTTGCAGGAAGCTTAGTTAAAAAGATCCAAGAAAAGGCTCTTGGAAAAGATGTACTCAAAGCACTTTCTGCTAGTGAGCAGTTCATTAAACTTGTACATGATGAGCTTGTTTTGTTTATGGGACAACAAGAAAATCCCCTTGCATTGCAAGAAAAACCAACGGTTATTATGTTATGTGGGCTCCAGGGTTCAGGCAAAACAACACAATGTGCAAAATTAGCTTATTACTTAAGAAAAAAACATCCCAATAAGAAGGTCCTTTTAGCTGCTTGTGATTTACAAAGACCTGCTGCAGTGGAACAACTTAAAAAACTTGCAACTGAGATAGAAGTTCCAGTTGTTGTCTTGAATCAAGAAATGAATCCTATTGAAGTAGCAAAAGCTGCAAAAGAAAAAGCTGTTTTAGAAGGATTTGATGTTCTCATCATTGATACAGCAGGACGGCTACATATCGATGAAGAATTAATGCAACAGCTTATAGAAATTAAACAGGTCGTTAAACCACAGGAAATACTTTTTGTAGCAAATGCAGCTACTGGGCAAGATGCTGTAAAAACAGCTTTAGAGTTTGATAAGCATGTGCAGATTACTGGAACTATCTTAACTATGTTGGATGGTAGTTCACGAGCAGGAGCTGCTATTTCCATTCAAGAGGTAACAAAAAAGCCTTTAAAATTCGAAGGGATTGGAGAAAAAGTTAGCGATCTACAGCTGTTTAATCCACATTCCATGGCAGATCGAATCTTAGGGATGGGAGATGTAATTAATCTCGTGCGTAAGGCTGAAGAGATCACAAGTAAAGAAGAAGTGAAAACCCTAGAAAAAAAAATGTTAAAAGGTTCTTTCACCTACGATGACCTTTTAAAACAAATGAAGCTGCTCAATAGTATGGGACCCCTTAAAGGCTTATTAAAAATGCTCCCAGGTGGGGCAGAGCTTGCAAATATGGATTTTGATGAAAAAGAGTTTGTTCGTCGATCTGCGATTATTTCTTCTATGACAAAAAAAGAACGCTTGGAAAAAGTGGAATTAGTGCCTAGTCGAAGAAGAAGAATTGCAGATGGGAGTGGAAATTCTATCGATGAAGTGAACCGCATGATTAAAGAACATAAAAGATTGAAACATATCTTTAAAGACATGCCAAGCTTAAAACAAAAAATGGCAAAAAACAAAATCCCATCTTCTTTTAAAGGATGGAAATTTTAA
- the rpsP gene encoding 30S ribosomal protein S16 yields the protein MALKIRFRQQGSANRRTYRLILADGRERRDGKYIEKFGWYDPSKATNNCLLDETRIKYWIDQGAQFTPDAEALVARALPELMREIRLKEQARLVKQAKKRRTRKKQHVPAA from the coding sequence ATGGCATTAAAAATTCGTTTTAGGCAACAAGGATCTGCAAATAGGCGAACCTATCGTCTAATATTAGCAGATGGACGAGAAAGACGTGATGGCAAATATATTGAGAAATTTGGTTGGTATGATCCTTCTAAAGCAACAAATAATTGTCTATTAGATGAGACAAGAATTAAGTATTGGATCGATCAGGGAGCGCAGTTTACCCCCGATGCCGAAGCTTTAGTTGCGCGTGCTCTTCCTGAACTAATGAGAGAGATTCGTTTAAAAGAGCAAGCTCGCCTTGTCAAACAAGCTAAGAAAAGAAGAACTAGAAAAAAGCAACATGTACCAGCTGCTTAA
- the trmD gene encoding tRNA (guanosine(37)-N1)-methyltransferase TrmD, translating to MQIDILSLFPEYFEGPFKVSILKKAQEIGLIHINLINIRDFGEGRWKKVDDRPYGGGPGMVLMPGPVTRAVHSVKKENTHVIYLSPQGKLLDVKTCQRLAAYPHLVCICGHYEGIDQRVIETQVNEEISIGNYILTNGCLASIVLVDAVVRFIPGVLGNEDSLLDESFQEDGICEGPCFTRPGIFEGKCVPKVLLSGNHAEARRWKEKARKKQNDMPWADKQ from the coding sequence ATGCAGATTGATATTCTTTCTCTTTTTCCTGAATATTTTGAAGGTCCTTTTAAAGTAAGTATTTTGAAAAAAGCTCAGGAAATAGGGCTTATACATATCAATCTCATAAATATTCGCGATTTTGGTGAAGGCAGGTGGAAAAAAGTAGATGATCGTCCTTATGGTGGTGGCCCTGGAATGGTTTTAATGCCAGGTCCTGTAACTAGAGCGGTTCATAGTGTAAAAAAAGAAAATACTCATGTGATTTACCTCTCTCCTCAAGGAAAACTATTAGACGTAAAAACCTGCCAGAGGTTAGCTGCTTATCCTCACTTGGTGTGTATCTGTGGACATTATGAAGGGATTGATCAGAGAGTGATTGAAACGCAAGTAAATGAAGAGATTAGCATTGGAAATTATATTCTTACCAATGGCTGTTTAGCATCTATTGTTCTTGTAGACGCAGTTGTACGATTTATTCCTGGTGTTTTAGGAAACGAAGATTCTTTGCTAGATGAATCATTTCAAGAAGATGGAATTTGCGAAGGACCATGTTTTACAAGACCTGGGATATTTGAAGGAAAGTGTGTGCCTAAAGTTCTTTTGAGCGGTAATCACGCTGAAGCTCGAAGATGGAAAGAAAAGGCAAGAAAGAAACAAAATGATATGCCTTGGGCGGATAAGCAATAA
- the rplS gene encoding 50S ribosomal protein L19 codes for MLIQSIDEDQLKTDLPVFCVGDTVRVHQRIIEGEKERIQAFEGIVIARKGAGISETFTLYRYSSSGIERVFLLHSPRINKIEVMKKGSVRRAKLYNFRGKSGKAIKVKERIYKAPSKS; via the coding sequence ATGTTAATACAATCAATCGATGAAGATCAGTTAAAAACCGATCTTCCTGTGTTTTGTGTAGGTGATACGGTTCGTGTGCACCAACGCATTATAGAAGGAGAAAAAGAAAGAATTCAGGCTTTTGAAGGAATTGTCATAGCTCGTAAGGGAGCCGGTATTTCAGAAACATTTACTCTTTATCGATATTCTTCAAGTGGAATAGAAAGGGTATTTCTCTTGCATAGTCCACGAATCAATAAAATTGAAGTGATGAAAAAAGGTAGTGTGCGTAGGGCGAAGTTATATAACTTCCGCGGTAAATCGGGTAAGGCGATAAAAGTAAAAGAACGGATATATAAAGCTCCATCTAAAAGCTAA
- a CDS encoding ribonuclease HII: protein MMTPQSEYNRLERMTRYERALYKQGYARLAGVDEAGRGPLAGPVVAAACVLPKNILICGVDDSKKLTAAERSTIFAAIIKLDGIDYAMGIVSAEVIDRINILQATFEAMRIALSGLKNSADYLLVDGNQFIPKVTIPGKAIIKGDATSQSIAAASILAKKTRDDLMQDYHKQWPEYGFSQHKGYPTKKHLEALEHFGPCPIHRLSFAPLKIQI, encoded by the coding sequence ATGATGACTCCTCAAAGCGAATATAATCGACTTGAGAGAATGACAAGGTATGAGCGTGCTTTATATAAACAAGGGTACGCTCGGTTAGCAGGAGTTGATGAAGCAGGAAGAGGCCCCCTGGCGGGACCTGTTGTAGCTGCTGCCTGCGTTTTACCCAAAAATATTCTTATCTGTGGAGTCGATGATAGTAAAAAACTAACAGCTGCTGAAAGATCTACTATTTTTGCAGCAATCATCAAACTCGATGGAATTGATTATGCAATGGGGATAGTTTCTGCAGAGGTCATTGATCGCATAAATATTCTTCAGGCGACATTTGAAGCAATGAGGATCGCGCTTTCTGGTTTAAAGAATTCAGCTGATTATCTTTTAGTTGATGGGAATCAGTTTATTCCCAAAGTTACAATACCGGGTAAAGCTATCATTAAAGGAGATGCTACTTCGCAGTCCATTGCAGCAGCTTCTATTTTAGCAAAAAAAACGCGAGATGACCTCATGCAAGATTATCATAAGCAATGGCCTGAATATGGATTTTCGCAGCATAAAGGGTATCCAACAAAAAAACATTTAGAAGCTCTTGAACATTTTGGACCTTGCCCTATTCATCGTCTGAGCTTTGCTCCGCTAAAAATCCAAATATAG
- a CDS encoding YicC/YloC family endoribonuclease — translation MIKSMTAYSRCSKTTSDGRYTLELHSVNRKIMDFAIYLPKDLLRFDVDLRKWLAQELERGQITVRLLVQHENINSDSNYILQLKESKEKWENISRELGYNPDKTIDFPFVLSHFSPPIYFNQAEEEKIKTFLFELTQEGLKQLLRMKCEEGKALEIDLQNRLKNIEEALQKIHQKKELPIERYRKRILEVLKTYQANSPDLVEKTGREVAIFAEKMDIAEELMRLETHIFHFRNYLLSSEKAVGKILEFLMQEMQREINTLASKASDSEIIPIVIYIKSELEKMKEQIQNIE, via the coding sequence ATGATTAAGAGTATGACGGCCTATAGCCGATGCAGTAAAACTACCTCTGATGGGCGCTATACATTAGAGCTTCATTCAGTCAATCGCAAAATAATGGATTTTGCCATATACTTGCCTAAAGATCTTTTGCGATTTGATGTCGATTTACGTAAATGGCTAGCTCAAGAGCTAGAGCGAGGGCAAATTACTGTACGTCTTTTAGTGCAACACGAGAATATCAATTCGGATAGTAATTATATTTTGCAATTAAAAGAATCTAAGGAAAAATGGGAAAATATTTCTCGTGAATTAGGGTATAACCCAGATAAAACCATTGATTTCCCTTTTGTTCTCTCTCATTTTTCTCCACCTATTTACTTTAATCAAGCAGAAGAAGAAAAAATTAAAACATTTTTATTTGAGCTAACCCAAGAGGGTTTAAAGCAATTATTAAGAATGAAGTGCGAAGAAGGTAAAGCCCTTGAGATTGATTTGCAAAATCGACTTAAAAATATAGAAGAGGCTTTGCAAAAAATTCATCAAAAAAAAGAGCTTCCCATAGAGAGGTATCGTAAGAGAATTTTGGAGGTTTTGAAAACTTATCAGGCAAATTCCCCTGATTTAGTAGAAAAAACAGGTAGAGAAGTGGCTATTTTTGCTGAAAAAATGGATATTGCGGAAGAACTTATGCGTTTAGAGACTCATATCTTTCATTTTCGTAATTATTTACTCTCTTCGGAAAAAGCAGTTGGTAAAATACTAGAGTTTTTAATGCAGGAAATGCAACGAGAGATTAATACTCTAGCTAGTAAAGCAAGCGATAGCGAAATCATACCTATAGTAATCTATATAAAAAGCGAGTTAGAAAAAATGAAAGAACAAATTCAAAATATTGAATAA